In Campylobacter sp. 2014D-0216, the following proteins share a genomic window:
- a CDS encoding methyl-accepting chemotaxis protein, with amino-acid sequence MQNVSHKTSEVIAQSEEIKNVTSIIGDIADQINLLALNAAIEAARAGEHGRGFAVVADEVRNLAERTQKSLGEIEANTNILVQSINEMGESIKEQTTGITQINDAVAQIDSVTQENLKIAKDSAAISDNVNKIANDILEDARKKKF; translated from the coding sequence ATGCAAAATGTTTCGCATAAAACTAGTGAAGTAATTGCTCAAAGTGAAGAGATTAAAAATGTTACTTCTATTATTGGAGATATTGCAGATCAAATTAACCTACTTGCATTAAATGCTGCTATTGAAGCTGCACGTGCTGGTGAACATGGTAGAGGATTTGCTGTTGTTGCAGATGAAGTTAGAAATCTAGCTGAAAGAACTCAAAAGTCTTTGGGTGAAATTGAAGCTAATACAAATATCTTAGTTCAATCTATCAATGAAATGGGTGAAAGTATTAAAGAACAAACTACAGGTATTACTCAAATTAATGATGCCGTAGCTCAAATTGATAGCGTAACACAAGAAAATCTAAAAATAGCTAAAGATAGTGCGGCTATATCTGATAATGTTAATAAGATAGCTAATGATATCTTAGAAGATGCTAGAAAGAAAAAGTTTTAA